Proteins encoded together in one Saccharomyces kudriavzevii IFO 1802 strain IFO1802 genome assembly, chromosome: 1 window:
- the LTE1 gene encoding mitotic regulator LTE1 (similar to Saccharomyces cerevisiae LTE1 (YAL024C); ancestral locus Anc_7.74): MEIFSQKDYYPTPSSNVISYESDCTPKPVNSADLPALIVHLSSPSEGVDYSAFADFFLIYRNFITPQDLHDLLIYRFRWCIREITTNAKKAKRRRIGEVALVRTFVLLRHSILNYFVQDFLPNITLRLRLIEFLNDEHIAQYPKIICSCIINLKKNWVHCSKLVWENIELNEPEKLDFDAWLHCSLKDFTQLTSSHKRGSRLSIYARQSVASPDFRNRSVLSLYKTSDIFRLPENQQSSEPPKSQRTPSMLLFPDNTSNGYSKHRIVKEPPVDIESEKISDNTRKISHLSKVTLVSTFMKGVDYPSSYAVDKIMPPTPAKKVEFILNSLYLPEELNEQSGTLRGTSTTSSIDDNSNTNSRSNTSSMSVLHRSAIGLLAKWMKNHNHHDSSNDRKFMNTVNPANQKPEMDAFVKYVVSISSLNRKSSKEEEEEFLNSNSSKFDILSARTIDEVESLLHLQNQLIEKIQIHTNGDQGSTADVNDKLRERMNDIKLLQRSSLKPSNDNFSAMDNLDLYQTVSSIAQSVISLTNTLNKQLQNNEPNILPSPSYDALQRRKVKSFTTAHYNKGSGSCSTESMRLFDKDANFPPTEENGPQRLLFHEADKTNSDTTPNMTPRKKNHSQCQRSMTSSPLKNILPDLKESSPTDVSRDGTESISCSYDSELSSGSPPRGTITKDSENVNHIINNTNTRALKTKTGFLNLREFTFEDTKPLNENKKVLDEKKSTINNVEGNGSNEENNETQRKNMEELDDFVDASLDSDNCDLGKVNKNSPCNRVAKQAVVRPASGRISISRVQSIAITPTKHFSIADPEINNPKPIIEEISEIEPLNLEYSKGSGIYSDTSSTVISISTSKLFESAQNSPMKKTRSPQRELPNGSVMSESNRIRLSIAPTIESVVSDLDSITTGSTMETFETSRDSPVPHQRVINLREEYQRGNHDMISNTSSLHELKTIDLSDSNNDLESPSHQVENNKYFFSPDDGSIDVASPMKNVEELKSKFLKNDSDIISNVTESILTMDDIGINDASSARNTQMVNGEQAFSGTLNKKDLNKIANMLDDSINGDPITVALMKLEGTYKKIPGKPENTKSSDAIQLKTNKLADEVEMLNINNLRSFPNSPAEKRKSLLIERRRQTIMNIPFTPDQSEKGDFTTSSPEKTNLSGNVDVPIQAAQIQELVSQYEIHDSRLMISNNENHIPFILMYDSLSVAQQMTLIEKEILGEIDWKDLLDLKMKHEGPQVISWLQLLVRNETLSGIDLAISRFNLTVDWIISEVLLTKSSKMKRNVIQRFIHVADHCRKFQNFNTLMEIVLALSSSVVQKFTGAWRLIEPGDLLTWEELKKIPSLDRNYATIRNLLNSVNPLMGCVPFIVVYLSDLSANAEKKDWILEDKVVNYNKFDTNVQIVKNFIQRVQWSKFYAFEVNHELLSKCVYISTLTQEEIKELST; encoded by the coding sequence ATGGAAATATTCAGCCAGAAAGATTACTACCCGACCCCATCCTCGAATGTTATTAGCTATGAGAGTGATTGCACGCCGAAACCAGTGAATAGTGCAGATCTGCCTGCTTTAATCGTACATCTTTCTTCCCCTTCAGAAGGCGTGGACTATAGCGCATTCGCAGATTTCTTCCTTATTTATAGGAATTTCATAACGCCTCAAGATTTACACGATTTACTCATCTACAGATTTAGGTGGTGTATTAGGGAGATCACCACAAATGCTAAAAAGGCCAAGAGAAGACGAATTGGAGAGGTGGCCCTAGTGAGGACGTTTGTATTATTAAGACATTCCatattgaattattttgttcaagATTTTCTACCAAATATTACCTTAAGGCTCCGGCTGATCGAGTTTTTGAACGATGAACATATTGCACAGTATCCCAAGATAATTTGCAGTTGTATAatcaacttgaaaaaaaactgggTACATTGCTCCAAGTTGGTCTGGGAAAATATTGAACTAAATGAGCCAGAAAAACTAGACTTTGATGCATGGTTACACTGCTCGTTGAAGGATTTTACGCAACTGACAAGCTCACATAAAAGAGGAAGCCGACTGAGTATCTATGCGAGACAAAGCGTCGCTAGTCCTGATTTCCGTAATCGAAGCGTTTTGTCATTATATAAAACTTCAGATATATTTAGACTTCCGGAAAACCAGCAGTCTTCAGAACCTCCGAAGAGCCAGAGGACGCCCTCAATGCTCTTATTTCCTGATAACACATCAAACGGATATTCAAAGCACCGAATAGTGAAAGAACCGCCCGTTGATATAGAAAGCGAGAAAATATCGGACAACACGCGAAAGATAAGCCACTTGTCCAAGGTAACCCTCGTGTCCACATTTATGAAAGGTGTAGACTATCCATCATCATATGCAGTGGATAAAATAATGCCACCCACACCGGCTAAAAAAGTTGAATTCATTTTAAACTCGTTATACCTACCCgaagaattgaatgaaCAGAGTGGAACCCTACGAGGCACATCAACGACATCGTCTATAGATGATAATAGTAATACTAATAGTAGATCTAACACATCCTCGATGTCCGTATTACATCGTAGTGCTATTGGCCTTTTGGCCAAGTGGATGAAAAACCACAATCACCATGATAGCAGCAACGATAGAAAATTCATGAATACTGTCAATCCAGCGAATCAAAAGCCTGAAATGGATGCATTTGTTAAGTACGTCGtatcaatatcatcacTCAATAGAAAATCTTccaaggaagaagaagaagaattccttaattcaaattcttcaaaatttgacaTCTTAAGTGCGAGAACTATAGATGAAGTGGAGTCCTTACTGCATTTACAAAATCAGCTAATAGAAAAGATTCAAATACATACAAATGGCGACCAAGGCTCTACGGCAGATGTGAATGATAAACTTCGAGAACGCATGAATGATATAAAGCTTCTACAACGAAGTAGCCTCAAACCAAGTAATGATAATTTTAGTGCTATGGACAATTTGGACCTTTACCAAACGGTAAGTTCAATTGCCCAATCCGTCATTTCCCTGACTAATACTTTGAACAAGCAACTCCAGAATAATGAGCCAAACATATTACCATCGCCTTCTTATGATGCACTGCaacgaagaaaagtaaaaagTTTCACGACAGCTCACTACAATAAAGGGAGTGGCAGCTGCTCAACAGAAAGTATGAGACTTTTCGATAAAGACGCCAATTTTCCACCTACAGAGGAGAATGGACCTCAAAGGCTCTTATTCCATGAAGCCGATAAAACCAACTCGGACACAACCCCAAATATGACAccaaggaagaaaaatcattcaCAATGTCAAAGAAGCATGACTTCTTcacctttgaaaaatattctacCTGATCTCAAAGAATCATCGCCCACAGATGTTAGTCGGGACGGTACGGAATCGATCTCATGTTCATATGATTCTGAGCTGTCATCCGGTTCCCCACCTAGAGGCACCATAACAAAGGACTCAGAGAATGTCAACCACATCATAAATAACACAAACACTCGAGCtttgaaaacgaaaactGGGTTTCTAAATTTGAGAGAGTTTACGTTCGAAGATACCAAACCTCTtaatgaaaataagaaagtcCTTGACGAAAAGAAGAGTACTATAAACAACGTTGAAGGAAACGGCagtaatgaagaaaataacgAAACACAACGCAAAAACATGGAAGAACTCGATGACTTTGTAGATGCATCATTAGATTCAGATAATTGTGATTTAGGCAAAGTCAACAAAAACTCTCCATGCAACCGCGTGGCTAAACAGGCAGTTGTCAGACCTGCTAGCGGAAGAATAAGTATTTCGAGGGTCCAAAGTATAGCAATAACACCAACAAAGCACTTCTCCATTGCAGATCCTGAAATTAACAATCCGAAACCCATTATAGAGGAAATAAGTGAAATAGAACCCCTCAACTTGGAATATAGTAAAGGAAGTGGTATATATTCTGATACTTCATCCACTGTTATCAGTATATCAACAAGTAAGCTTTTTGAGTCTGCTCAAAACAGTCccatgaaaaaaactcGAAGTCCACAGAGAGAATTGCCGAATGGCAGCGTAATGAGCGAATCTAATAGGATTAGATTATCCATAGCACCCACAATAGAATCTGTTGTAAGTGACTTGGATTCAATTACCACGGGCAGCACGATGGAAACATTCGAAACCTCTAGAGATTCACCGGTGCCGCACCAGAGAGTAATAAATTTGAGGGAAGAAtatcaaagaggaaatcaTGACATGATTTCAAATACGTCTTCATTGcatgaattgaaaacaattGATCTAAGTGATTCCAATAATGATCTTGAAAGCCCAAGCCATCAGGTcgaaaacaataaataCTTTTTCTCACCGGATGACGGTAGCATCGATGTTGCCTCTCCAATGAAAAAcgttgaagaattgaaaagtaagtttctgaaaaatgacAGCGATATTATCAGCAATGTAACAGAAAGTATATTAACAATGGATGACATCGGCATCAATGATGCATCAAGCGCTCGGAACACGCAAATGGTTAATGGTGAACAGGCTTTTTCGGGCACTCTgaataagaaagatttgaataaaatcGCCAATATGCTCGATGATTCAATCAATGGCGACCCAATAACCGTAGCATTAATGAAACTGGAAGGTACATATAAAAAGATACCAGGAAAGCCagaaaatacaaaaagtAGCGATGCTattcaattgaaaacaaacaagTTGGCAGATGAAGTGGAAATGCTGAACATTAACAATTTGCGGTCATTCCCGAATAGTCCTgcagaaaaaaggaaatctttattaatagagagaagaagacaaaCTATTATGAATATTCCATTTACTCCCGATCAATCAGAGAAGGGAGATTTCACTACCTCTTCACCTGAAAAGACAAACTTGTCCGGTAATGTTGATGTCCCCATTCAAGCTGCACAGATTCAAGAGCTGGTCAGCCAATATGAGATCCACGATTCAAGACTGATGATTTCTAATAATGAAAACCACATTCCGTTTATCCTGATGTATGATTCGCTCTCTGTGGCGCAACAAATGACTCTGATAGAAAAGGAGATTTTGGGAGAAATAGATTGGAAAGACTTGTTGGACttgaagatgaaacatGAAGGCCCACAGGTTATAAGTTGGTTACAACTATTAGTGAGAAATGAGACGTTGTCCGGTATAGATTTAGCCATCTCGAGATTTAACCTAACTGTGGATTGGATTATCTCGGAAGTTCTTCTTACCAAAAGCtccaaaatgaaaagaaatgtcaTCCAACGATTTATTCATGTTGCGGACCACTGTagaaaattccaaaacttTAATACATTGATGGAAATAGTCTTGGCATTGAGTTCTTCAGtcgttcaaaaatttactGGCGCTTGGCGTTTGATTGAGCCAGGTGATTTACTAACTTGGGAGGaactaaagaaaattcCATCATTAGACAGAAACTATGCTACAATAAGAAATCTACTTAACTCGGTAAATCCACTCATGGGATGCGTCCCCTTCATCGTTGTATACCTTTCGGACTTATCAGCAAACGCGGAAAAGAAGGACTGGATTCTAGAAGACAAAGTAGTGAACTATAATAAGTTTGACACCAACGTTCAAATAGTTAAGAATTTCATACAGAGGGTCCAATGGTCCAAGTTTTACGCTTTCGAAGTTAACCATGAATTGCTGAGTAAATGTGTTTACATCAGCACCTTGACACAAGAAGAGATCAAAGAATTATCTACGTGA
- the DRS2 gene encoding aminophospholipid-translocating P4-type ATPase DRS2 (similar to Saccharomyces cerevisiae DRS2 (YAL026C); ancestral locus Anc_7.72): MNDDKKPPQKRKPGEDDTLFDIDFLEDTVPPSGSHSKITSSHTSANHVPPSHIFPEETIDLDADDNIENDIHENPFMSNNDDDGMSWNANRFDSNAYQPHPLSAGKPAGFFTRFGNGLKNAFTFKRKKGPESFEMNHYNPVTNNELDDSYLNSRNKFNIKILFNRYILRKNASDAEGNGEPRVIYLNDPSSNSSFGYSDNHISTTKYNFATFLPKFLFQEFSKYANLFFLCTSAIQQVPHVSPTNRYTTIGTLLVVLIVSAMKECIEDIKRASSDNELNNSTAEIFSEAQDDFIEKRWIDIRVGDIIRVKSEEPIPADTIVLSSSEPEGLCYIETANLDGETNLKIKQSRVETAKFIDARTLKNMKGKIASEQPNSSLYTYEGTMTLNDCQIPLSPEQMILRGATLRNTAWIFGLVIFTGHETKLMRNATATPIKRTAVEKIINRQIIALFAVLVVLILISSIGNVIMSTADAKHLSYLYLEGTNKAGLFFRDFLTFWILFSNLVPISLFVTVELIKYYQAFMIGSDLDLYYEETDTPTVVRTSSLVEELGQIEYIFSDKTGTLTRNIMEFKSCSIAGHCYIDKIPEDKTAAMEDGIEVGFRKFDDLKKKLNDPSDEDSPIINDFLTLLATCHTVIPEFQSDGSIKYQAASPDEGALVEGGADLGYKFIIRKPNSVTVLVEETGEEREYQLLNICEFNSTRKRMSAIFRFPDGSIKLFCKGADTVILERLDDEGNEFVEATMRHLEDYASEGLRTLCLAMRDISEGEYEEWNNIYNKAATTLDNRAEKLDEAADLIEKNLNLIGATAIEDKLQDGVPETIRTLQEAGIKIWVLTGDKQETAVNIGMSCRLLSEDMNLLIINEETKEDTERNLLEKINALNEHQLSTHDMNTLALVIDGKSLGFALEPELEDYLLTVAKLCKAVICCRVSPLQKALVVKMVKRKSSSLLLAIGDGANDVSMIQAAHVGVGISGMEGMQAARSADIAVGQFKFLKKLLLVHGSWSYQRISVAILYSFYKNTALYMTQFWYVFANAFSGQSIMESWTMSFYNLFFTVWPPFVIGVFDQFVSSRLLERYPQLYKLGQKGQFFSVYIFWGWIINGFFHSAIVFIGTILIYRYGFALNMHGELADHWSWGVTVYTTSVIIVLGKAALVTNQWTKFTLIAIPGSLLFWLIFFPIYASIFPHANISREYYGVVKHTYGSGVFWLSLIVLPVFALVRDFLWKYYKRMYVPETYHVIQEMQKYNISDSRPHVQQFQNAIRKVRQVQRMKKQRGFAFSQAEEGGQEKIIRMYDTTQKRGKYGELQDASANPFSDNNGLESNGLESAGPSIENPFADDTQSVNKVNSSRDDFSFDL, translated from the coding sequence AtgaatgatgataaaaagCCCCcccaaaaaaggaaaccgGGGGAAGATGACACGctttttgatattgatTTCTTAGAAGATACTGTTCCTCCCTCTGGGTCCCATTCAAAGATTACCAGCTCCCACACTAGTGCGAATCATGTGCCACCGAGCCATATATTTCCCGAAGAAACCATTGATTTAGATGCTGATGATAACATTGAAAACGATATACATGAAAATCCATTTATGAGTAacaatgacgatgatggaATGTCATGGAATGCCAATAGATTTGACTCTAATGCATATCAACCTCATCCGCTGAGTGCGGGAAAACCTGCCGGTTTTTTTACTAGGTTTGGGAATGGCCTCAAAAACGCCTTTACattcaaaaggaagaaaggCCCTGAGAGTTTCGAAATGAACCACTATAATCCGGTGACCAATAATGAATTAGATGATAGCTATTTGAATTCGAGGAATAAGTTTAACATTAAGATCCTTTTTAACCGGTATATtctaagaaaaaatgctagTGACGCAGAGGGCAACGGAGAACCAAGAGTCATTTATCTTAACGACCCCTCGTCCAATTCCTCGTTTGGTTATAGCGATAATCATATATCCACCACCAAGTATAACTTTGCCACTTTTTTACCTAAGTTTTTATTCCAAGAATTCTCCAAGTATGCCAATCTGTTTTTCTTATGTACATCCGCCATTCAACAGGTGCCCCATGTCTCACCAACCAACAGATACACAACCATTGGTACTTTGCTAGTAGTGTTAATTGTCTCTGCGATGAAAGAATGTATCGAGGATATCAAGAGAGCCAGTTCCGATAACGAATTAAACAATTCTACAGcagaaatattttcagaagCACAAGATGACTTTATTGAGAAAAGATGGATCGATATTCGTGTCGGCGACATAATAAGAGTAAAGTCTGAGGAACCTATTCCCGCTGATACCATTGTTTTATCGTCCTCGGAACCGGAAGGTCTCTGCTACATAGAAACTGCCAATTTGGATGGTGAAACAAATTTAAAGATCAAACAATCAAGAGTGGAAACTGCAAAGTTTATTGATGCCCGAAcattgaagaatatgaagGGAAAAATTGCTTCTGAACAGCCAAACTCCAGCTTGTATACATATGAAGGTACCATGACATTGAATGATTGCCAAATACCGTTATCACCAGAGCAAATGATTTTAAGAGGTGCAACTTTAAGAAATACCGCTTGGATATTTGGTTTAGTTATCTTCACTGGTCATGAGACCAAACTAATGCGTAATGCTACTGCAACACCCATCAAGAGGACCGCGGTTGagaaaattatcaacagGCAAATTATTGCATTATTTGCAGTCTTAGTCGTGCTTATTTTGATCTCGTCTATTGGTAACGTTATCATGTCTACTGCAGATGCCAAACATTTATCTTATCTCTACCTGGAGGGAACCAATAAAGCTGGGTTATTCTTTAGAGATTTTTTAACATTTTGGATTTTGTTCTCCAATTTGGTCCCCATCTCTTTATTTGTTACAGTTGAATTGATCAAATATTATCAAGCTTTTATGATAGGTTCGGATTTAGATTTATATTATGAGGAAACTGATACCCCAACTGTTGTTCGTACGTCCTCTTTGGTTGAAGAACTTGGTCAGATTGAATACATCTTTAGTGACAAAACAGGAACGTTAACTAGAAACATCATGGAATTCAAATCTTGTTCTATTGCAGGCCACTGTTATATTGATAAAATACCTGAAGACAAAACAGCTGCTATGGAAGATGGGATTGAAGTTGGttttagaaaatttgacgatttgaagaaaaaattaaatgatCCCTCTGACGAGGATTCACCTATCATCAATGATTTCCTGACATTATTAGCTACCTGCCACACTGTCATTCCAGAGTTCCAAAGTGATGGCTCTATTAAATATCAAGCGGCTTCTCCTGACGAGGGTGCTCTTGTTGAAGGTGGTGCGGATTTAGGGTATAAGTTCATCATTCGTAAACCAAATTCCGTAACAGTGCTAGTAGAGGAAACCGGCGAGGAGAGAGAATATCAATTATTAAACATCTGCGAGTTTAATTCCACTAGAAAGAGAATGAGTGCCATATTTAGATTTCCGGATGGTTCAATAAAGTTGTTTTGTAAAGGTGCAGATACTGTCATCTTGGAAAGATTGGATGATGAAGGTAACGAATTTGTGGAAGCTACAATGAGACATTTGGAAGATTATGCATCTGAAGGTTTGAGGACTCTGTGTTTGGCCATGAGAGATATCTCTGAGGGAGAATATGAGGAATGGAATAATATTTACAACAAAGCCGCCACGACACTAGATAACAGAGCTGAAAAGCTAGACGAAGCCGCAGACCTaattgagaaaaatttgaatttaatTGGTGCAACTGCTATTGAGGATAAATTACAGGATGGTGTTCCAGAGACCATTCGCACATTACAAGAAGCGGGTATCAAAATTTGGGTTTTAACTGGCGATAAACAAGAAACTGCTGTCAATATTGGTATGAGTTGCCGGTTACTGAGCGAAGATatgaatttgttgattATCAACGAGGAAACCAAAGAGGACactgaaagaaatttgttaGAGAAGATCAATGCTCTCAATGAGCATCAATTATCAACACATGATATGAACACTTTGGCACTTGTCATTGATGGTAAATCACTGGGCTTCGCTCTGGAACCAGAATTGGAAGATTATTTGTTGACTGTAGCAAAACTTTGTAAAGCAGTTATATGTTGTCGTGTATCCCCATTACAAAAGGCTCTGGTTGTTAAAATGGTAAAGAGAAAGTCCTCTTCGCTGTTGCTAGCGATTGGTGATGGTGCTAACGATGTTAGTATGATTCAAGCCGCACATGTCGGTGTCGGTATTAGTGGTATGGAAGGTATGCAAGCTGCTCGGTCGGCTGATATAGCTGTGGGCCAATTTAAATTCTTAAAGAAATTACTGCTGGTTCACGGTTCGTGGTCCTATCAAAGAATTTCCGTCGCAATCCTATATtcattttacaaaaatacaGCCTTATACATGACACAGTTTTGGTACGTTTTTGCAAACGCATTTTCCGGCCAATCTATTATGGAATCGTGGACGATGAGTTTCTATAACTTATTTTTCACTGTTTGGCCCCCTTTTGTTATTGGTGTCTTTGATCAATTCGTTAGTAGTAGATTACTTGAGCGTTACCCACAATTATACAAATTGGGACAAAAGGGCCAATTCTTCTCTGTCTACATCTTTTGGGGATGGATCATaaatggattttttcattctgcGATAGTGTTTATCGGCACCATATTGATTTATAGATATGGATTTGCCTTAAATATGCACGGTGAACTGGCTGATCATTGGTCTTGGGGTGTAACTGTCTATACCACAAGTGTCATTATAGTACTGGGGAAAGCTGCCTTGGTGACTAACCAATGGACAAAATTCACTTTAATTGCCATTCCTGGATCCCTTTTATTTTGGTTAATATTCTTCCCAATTTATGCTTCTATTTTTCCTCATGCAAACATCTCAAGAGAGTATTATGGTGTGGTTAAACACACATATGGGTCCGGTGTATTTTGGCTGAGTTTGATCGTTTTACCGGTTTTTGCTCTAGTCAGAGACTTTCTATGGAAGTATTATAAAAGAATGTACGTGCCGGAAACTTATCACgttattcaagaaatgcAAAAGTATAATATAAGTGATTCAAGGCCGCACGTTCAGCAATTCCAAAATGCCATCAGGAAAGTGAGACAAGTgcaaagaatgaaaaaacaaagaggGTTTGCCTTTTCACAGGCTGAAGAAGGCGGTcaggaaaaaatcatcagaATGTATGATACCACTCAAAAGAGAGGTAAGTACGGTGAATTGCAAGATGCTTCTGCAAACCCATTTAGTGATAATAATGGACTCGAAAGCAATGGCTTGGAAAGCGCAGGTCCCTCTATTGAAAATCCTTTTGCTGATGATACTCAAAGTGTCAATAAAGTCAATTCTTCAAGAgatgatttttcatttgattTATGA
- the MAK16 gene encoding ribosome biosynthesis protein MAK16 (similar to Saccharomyces cerevisiae MAK16 (YAL025C); ancestral locus Anc_7.73) has product MSDEIVWQVINQSFCSHRIKAPNGQNFCRNEYNVTGLCTRQSCPLANSKYATVKNDNGKLYLYMKTPERAHTPAKLWERIKLSKNYTKALQQIDDHLLHWSKFFRHKCKQRFTKLTQVMITERRLALREEERHYVGVAPKVKRREQNRERKALVAAKIEKAIEKELMDRLKSGAYGDKPLNVDEKVWKKIMGQMEDENSQDEEEDWDEEEEESDDGEVEYVADDGEGEYVDVDDLEKWLADSDKEASSASESESDSDSDSDSDEEDKNNAKRRKKNTSSKAKRPKVEIEYEEEHELQHAEQEVAQ; this is encoded by the coding sequence ATGTCTGACGAAATTGTTTGGCAAGTTATTAACCAAAGCTTCTGCTCTCATAGAATTAAGGCACCTAATGGCCAAAACTTCTGCAGAAATGAATATAACGTGACTGGGTTGTGTACCAGACAATCATGTCCGCTAGCCAATTCCAAGTATGCCACGGTGAAGAACGACAACGGGAAGCTGTATTTGTACATGAAAACACCTGAAAGAGCACATACTCCTGCCAAATTGTGGGAAAGGATTAAACTCTCCAAGAATTATACCAAGGCTTTACAACAGATCGACGATCATCTACTGCATTGGAGCAAGTTTTTCCGCCACAAGTGCAAACAAAGATTCACCAAGTTGACGCAGGTCATGATAACAGAGAGACGTTTAGCATTAAGGGAAGAGGAAAGGCATTACGTTGGTGTAGCACCAAAGGTCAAGAGAAGAGAACAAAAcagagaaagaaaggcGCTGGTAGCTGCCAAGATCGAGAAAGCCATCGAGAAGGAGTTGATGGACAGACTAAAGAGTGGTGCTTACGGTGACAAACCATTGAACGTTGACGAAAAGGtttggaagaagataatGGGTCAAATGGAAGATGAGAATTCCCAAGACGAGGAAGAAGACTGGgacgaggaagaagaagaaagtgaCGATGGCGAAGTTGAGTACGTTGCAGATGATGGCGAAGGTGAATATGTTGATGTGGATGACCTAGAAAAATGGTTGGCTGACTCTGATAAAGAAGCGTCTAGCGCCAGTGAGAGCGAAAGTGACAGTGACAGCGACAGTGATAGTGATGAGGAAGATAAGAATAACGCCAAGAGACGTAAGAAGAACACTAGCTCTAAGGCCAAACGTCCAAAGGTCGAGATCGAATATGAAGAGGAGCACGAACTCCAACATGCTGAACAAGAAGTGGCCCAATAA